From Candidatus Parvarchaeota archaeon, the proteins below share one genomic window:
- a CDS encoding translation initiation factor IF-2 subunit beta (eIF-2B; functions in the early steps of protein synthesis by forming a ternary complex with GTP and initiator tRNA), with protein sequence MDYEKLLDRAYAALPHKSEVSERFEMPVAETFLQGSKTIFKNFDSIVGKIRREPELLTKYFSKELAVPCTVAGGKLTLHGKFYDRTINEKLSDFIN encoded by the coding sequence ATGGACTATGAAAAGCTTTTGGACCGGGCGTATGCAGCTTTGCCCCACAAATCAGAGGTTTCCGAAAGGTTTGAGATGCCAGTTGCAGAGACATTTCTGCAGGGAAGCAAGACTATATTCAAGAACTTTGACTCAATAGTGGGCAAGATTAGGCGCGAGCCCGAGCTTCTTACAAAGTACTTTTCAAAGGAGCTTGCAGTGCCCTGCACGGTTGCAGGGGGCAAGCTGACATTGCACGGGAAGTTCTATGACAGGACAATAAATGAAAAGCTTTCAGATTTCATAAAT